The proteins below are encoded in one region of Clostridium estertheticum:
- the fliB gene encoding flagellin lysine-N-methylase, with amino-acid sequence MKEVRRVVQPTYFKAFKCIGTKCEDSCCIGWSISLDKETFKKYKNSANVKLKELFHKGITRNRTNNASNEDYAKIKLNNKGGCPFLNSEKLCNIYSELGEKYLSNVCTTYPRIVHIINGRFEKSAVTSCPEITRLALLNESGIEFEEVDENLNNVNMILLNLSTNDIKFRNKPHKYILEIRMFSIQIIKSRDYELWERLIILGLFSKAVQDATERNEVDSIPGIIEKYTDMVVNGVFKDNLKDVPSQSVIQMEILKELAEEKILIGAYSKRYLECFSDFLQGIKYDGEMSINELADNYNKAYADYYSKFMSKYDYILENFLVNQIFTRLFPFIDGNNIYDSYVLLTIEYSLVKMHLIGMAGFYKEAFDIDKVLKLIQSFNKVVDHSHDYLRHIMKLMKDNEYTSVAYMAILVKN; translated from the coding sequence ATGAAAGAAGTAAGAAGAGTTGTACAACCAACTTATTTCAAGGCGTTTAAATGTATAGGCACAAAATGTGAGGATAGTTGTTGTATAGGGTGGAGTATATCATTAGATAAAGAGACCTTTAAGAAATATAAAAATTCTGCGAATGTAAAACTTAAGGAATTGTTTCATAAAGGTATTACAAGAAATAGAACCAATAATGCTAGTAATGAGGATTATGCCAAAATAAAATTAAATAATAAAGGTGGATGCCCTTTTTTAAATAGTGAAAAACTTTGTAATATTTACTCTGAGTTAGGCGAAAAATACCTTTCTAATGTTTGTACAACTTATCCGAGAATTGTTCATATTATAAACGGACGATTTGAAAAATCAGCTGTAACCTCATGTCCTGAAATTACGCGATTAGCTTTGTTAAATGAGAGTGGTATTGAATTTGAGGAAGTGGATGAAAATTTAAATAATGTAAATATGATTTTATTAAATTTAAGTACTAACGATATTAAATTTAGAAATAAACCACATAAATATATTTTGGAAATTAGAATGTTCTCAATTCAAATAATCAAAAGTAGAGATTATGAATTGTGGGAAAGGTTAATTATACTTGGCTTGTTTTCTAAAGCAGTTCAAGATGCCACTGAAAGAAATGAAGTTGATAGCATACCAGGAATAATTGAGAAATATACTGATATGGTTGTAAATGGTGTTTTTAAAGATAACCTTAAAGATGTTCCGTCTCAAAGTGTAATACAGATGGAAATATTAAAAGAATTAGCTGAGGAAAAAATTCTCATAGGAGCATATAGTAAAAGATATTTGGAGTGCTTTTCTGATTTTTTACAAGGGATAAAATATGATGGGGAAATGTCAATAAATGAATTAGCTGATAATTACAATAAAGCATATGCCGATTATTATAGTAAGTTTATGTCTAAGTATGATTATATATTAGAAAATTTCTTAGTTAATCAAATATTCACAAGGTTATTTCCATTTATTGATGGTAACAACATATATGATAGTTATGTATTATTAACTATTGAATACAGCTTAGTAAAAATGCATTTAATAGGTATGGCAGGCTTTTATAAAGAAGCATTTGATATAGATAAAGTATTGAAGTTGATACAATCCTTTAATAAGGTTGTAGATCATAGTCATGATTATCTAAGGCATATAATGAAATTGATGAAAGATAATGAATATACAAGTGTTGCATATATGGCTATATTAGTTAAAAATTAG
- a CDS encoding acyltransferase, with amino-acid sequence MNEEMKLYFKHFGENNKISGNVEFEGAKGIYIGDSVDICNYSSIVVHEFCHNDKAEWNIKINDGVLVNIGCIIQAFNQIEIGKYVMLAPYVYISDNNHEYYNYRLPIRVQLFKKELNKVLIKDGSWVGTGAKIIGNITIGFGVVVAANAVVIKNVPDHCVVVGVPAEIIKICDYRTGEWINVKGKVDVLDEIIANRGIFEGYDEETSVKILEKESKEDKKVNILHQNLDYDKLNLITTIEEGIVHIVNNIDVENFDQTLKILTTLVEALTNIQSTIRPLKDKSINNSLEDDLNVELSKMMSYFEKNDIETSKKVVKESIIPICKSWKEEIKFILMGVINK; translated from the coding sequence ATGAACGAAGAAATGAAACTATATTTCAAGCATTTTGGAGAAAATAATAAAATAAGTGGTAATGTTGAGTTTGAAGGGGCCAAAGGTATCTATATTGGTGATTCGGTTGATATTTGTAATTACTCAAGTATAGTGGTTCATGAATTTTGTCATAATGATAAGGCTGAATGGAATATAAAGATAAACGACGGTGTGTTAGTGAATATAGGATGCATAATTCAAGCGTTTAATCAAATTGAAATAGGTAAGTATGTTATGCTTGCTCCCTATGTGTATATTTCAGATAACAACCATGAATATTATAATTATAGATTGCCAATAAGAGTTCAATTATTTAAAAAAGAATTGAATAAAGTATTAATTAAAGACGGTTCATGGGTAGGAACTGGAGCAAAAATAATAGGAAATATTACTATAGGATTTGGAGTAGTAGTTGCAGCAAATGCTGTAGTAATTAAAAATGTTCCTGACCATTGTGTGGTAGTAGGTGTTCCAGCTGAAATAATAAAAATATGTGATTATAGAACTGGTGAATGGATAAATGTAAAAGGTAAGGTAGACGTACTTGATGAAATAATTGCTAATAGAGGGATTTTTGAAGGTTATGACGAAGAAACTTCAGTGAAGATACTAGAGAAAGAGAGTAAAGAAGATAAAAAAGTGAATATTTTACACCAAAATTTAGATTATGATAAATTAAACTTAATAACCACCATTGAAGAAGGAATTGTTCATATAGTTAACAATATTGATGTGGAGAATTTTGATCAAACACTCAAGATATTAACTACTTTAGTTGAGGCGTTAACAAATATTCAATCTACAATTAGACCGCTAAAGGATAAATCAATAAATAATAGTCTAGAGGATGATTTAAATGTTGAGCTATCTAAGATGATGTCTTATTTTGAAAAAAATGATATAGAAACCTCAAAGAAAGTTGTAAAAGAGTCTATTATTCCAATCTGCAAAAGTTGGAAAGAAGAAATCAAATTTATTCTTATGGGAGTTATTAATAAATAA
- a CDS encoding YjfB family protein, protein MDIAALSMVMSQANVQQNAGIAVMKMAMDTGKENATQMTDMMKNVAVDTSVGQNLDTWA, encoded by the coding sequence ATGGATATAGCAGCACTATCGATGGTAATGAGTCAAGCAAATGTGCAGCAAAATGCAGGTATAGCAGTAATGAAGATGGCTATGGATACAGGTAAAGAAAATGCTACTCAGATGACTGATATGATGAAGAATGTGGCAGTAGACACTAGTGTAGGACAAAACTTGGATACTTGGGCATAG
- a CDS encoding flagellin, with amino-acid sequence MIINHNINALTAYNKSNAAGKAKSSAMEKLSSGLRINSAADDAAGSAIDQKMKAQIRGLEQASRNIQDGVSLVQTAEAGLGSIQNPNLLRMRELIIQALNGTLNQDDRMKIQNELESVKSSINDIANNTEFNKIKVLTVPIQDTEDTTQPTPSTKLDIVFMVDNSGSMAGNINTVKSGIEGFVAGLNGVADTKVAIVNLCARNPYNIKDFESNPIQIANNLNGLSAAQVTAPYEIIQNAIPGGTIGSDLSYRQDSKKIFIIFTDTNNESSISTETDAKNAVEGSNISIGLDSDDIQTYVFGMGGSFPDDAFNEIADYTGGKIYHPSSSTDISDKLKNDLTLDIKNSIPSSTPTQQQDEMSTLELQVGANSKQQFKVQLFDARTINLGIDDVTVNTIEEGKNSLEKVDKAIQTVSAERGKFGSYQNALEHVYNNVGNYGYNLTGADSRISDADMAKEVMEMTKSSIIQQSAEAMLKQSDEMQKSVINLMSKWQGSAQ; translated from the coding sequence TTGATAATAAATCATAATATAAATGCACTTACTGCTTATAATAAATCTAATGCAGCAGGGAAAGCAAAATCTAGTGCTATGGAGAAACTTTCTTCAGGACTTAGAATAAATAGTGCAGCTGATGATGCGGCCGGATCTGCTATAGATCAAAAAATGAAGGCTCAAATCAGGGGCCTAGAACAAGCTAGTAGAAATATTCAAGATGGTGTTTCTCTTGTTCAAACAGCGGAAGCGGGTCTTGGCTCTATACAAAACCCTAATCTATTAAGAATGAGGGAACTTATTATACAGGCTTTAAATGGAACCTTAAATCAAGATGATAGAATGAAGATTCAAAATGAACTTGAGAGCGTAAAATCATCAATTAATGATATTGCTAATAATACTGAATTTAATAAAATAAAAGTTTTGACGGTTCCAATTCAAGATACTGAGGATACTACACAGCCAACTCCTAGTACTAAATTGGACATAGTGTTTATGGTAGATAATTCAGGAAGTATGGCAGGTAATATTAATACAGTTAAAAGTGGGATAGAAGGTTTTGTTGCAGGTTTAAATGGAGTTGCAGATACTAAAGTAGCTATAGTAAATTTATGCGCTAGAAATCCGTACAATATTAAAGATTTCGAAAGTAATCCTATTCAAATAGCAAATAATTTAAATGGTTTAAGTGCCGCACAAGTTACAGCACCTTATGAAATAATACAAAATGCAATCCCAGGAGGTACAATTGGGAGCGATTTATCATATAGACAAGATTCCAAAAAAATTTTTATTATATTTACAGATACTAATAATGAATCTAGTATCTCAACGGAGACAGATGCTAAAAATGCAGTTGAAGGATCTAATATTTCTATAGGATTAGATAGTGACGATATACAAACGTATGTTTTTGGAATGGGAGGTTCATTTCCTGATGATGCCTTTAATGAGATAGCAGATTACACTGGTGGGAAAATATATCATCCTAGTTCATCAACGGATATTTCTGATAAACTTAAAAATGATTTAACTCTAGATATTAAAAATTCAATACCCTCCAGCACACCTACGCAACAGCAGGATGAAATGTCAACACTAGAACTTCAAGTAGGGGCAAATTCTAAACAGCAATTTAAAGTGCAGCTTTTTGATGCTAGAACAATTAATTTAGGAATAGATGATGTAACGGTTAATACAATTGAAGAAGGAAAAAATTCGCTAGAAAAAGTTGATAAGGCAATACAAACAGTTTCTGCAGAGCGTGGTAAATTTGGTTCATATCAGAATGCATTAGAACATGTATATAACAATGTAGGCAACTACGGCTATAATCTGACTGGTGCAGATTCTAGAATAAGTGATGCAGATATGGCAAAGGAAGTAATGGAAATGACAAAGAGCAGTATAATACAACAATCAGCAGAAGCGATGTTAAAACAATCTGATGAAATGCAGAAAAGTGTAATAAATCTTATGAGTAAATGGCAAGGAAGTGCGCAATAA
- a CDS encoding flagellin, with the protein MRINKNIASINIYKEYNKNLIKQSSSLQRISSGIKISSAKEDPNGMAKSERFKMQIRGLQMASNNTQDGVSMLQTAEGGLEGITSSLQRVRELLVQAGGAITDDDKGVIQKEINQMLAGSNDMANNTEFNGVKLLDGGEPAVIPMIIGANVGEKIDIPRYDLTTRGLKLDNLDVSKTDESLEAVDKALKTIVGARSKVGALENRFQSTYDSITEISDKTQEAESGISDTDMATEMMEYSKENILIEAGNAMMVQSNQLPQDALKVLENVRSR; encoded by the coding sequence ATGAGGATAAATAAAAATATAGCATCGATAAATATATATAAGGAATATAACAAAAACCTTATTAAGCAGAGTTCGTCTTTACAGAGAATATCATCTGGTATTAAAATAAGTAGTGCAAAAGAAGATCCGAATGGAATGGCTAAAAGTGAGAGATTTAAAATGCAGATAAGAGGGCTGCAAATGGCATCAAATAATACTCAAGATGGAGTAAGCATGCTTCAAACTGCAGAAGGAGGTCTTGAAGGCATTACTAGTAGTTTGCAAAGGGTTAGAGAACTATTGGTACAAGCTGGAGGGGCTATAACGGATGATGATAAAGGTGTTATTCAAAAGGAAATAAACCAAATGCTAGCTGGGTCAAATGATATGGCAAATAACACTGAATTTAATGGAGTTAAGCTTTTAGATGGAGGCGAACCAGCTGTTATACCAATGATTATAGGTGCTAATGTAGGAGAAAAAATTGATATACCGAGATATGACTTAACTACAAGGGGTTTAAAACTTGATAATCTAGATGTATCTAAAACGGATGAATCATTAGAAGCTGTAGATAAAGCTCTTAAGACAATTGTTGGAGCGAGAAGTAAAGTTGGAGCTTTAGAGAATAGATTTCAAAGTACATATGATTCTATAACAGAGATATCAGATAAAACACAAGAGGCTGAAAGTGGCATAAGTGATACAGATATGGCTACTGAAATGATGGAGTATTCTAAGGAAAATATTCTTATAGAAGCTGGGAATGCGATGATGGTTCAATCAAACCAGTTACCACAGGATGCATTGAAAGTACTAGAAAATGTTAGAAGTAGATAA
- the flgB gene encoding flagellar basal body rod protein FlgB: MILNIIGSSTKGDTYSLLKKSMDASALRSKVSANNIANINTKNYKGLYVTFEETLKDNMAADTMKTDNSKDIQAGNSNGEITVNRDESTSARQDGNNVDIDLEMTNQAANTLMYAALVSQVNSKISLTSYVIGGGK, encoded by the coding sequence ATGATTTTGAATATAATTGGAAGCTCTACAAAAGGAGATACATATAGTTTACTTAAAAAAAGTATGGATGCCTCCGCGTTAAGAAGTAAAGTAAGTGCAAATAACATTGCAAATATTAATACAAAAAACTACAAAGGGCTTTACGTTACATTTGAGGAAACTTTAAAGGATAACATGGCAGCAGATACAATGAAAACCGATAATAGTAAAGATATTCAAGCAGGTAATAGTAATGGTGAAATTACAGTAAACAGAGATGAGAGTACTAGCGCAAGGCAGGATGGTAATAACGTAGATATAGATCTTGAGATGACTAATCAAGCAGCCAATACTTTAATGTACGCGGCTCTTGTTAGTCAAGTTAATAGTAAGATTTCACTTACCAGTTATGTTATAGGAGGAGGCAAATAG
- the flgC gene encoding flagellar basal body rod protein FlgC — protein MNDAFMGMRISSSGLVAERLRMDTISSNVANATTTRGENGKPYIRKIAVFQENLQQELDKTTSTYKTSFKGVKAVGIENDPSALRRVYDPSHPDADKDGYVSMPNVNILNEMADMIASTRAYEANVSSMTAQKSMFSKALEIGK, from the coding sequence ATGAATGATGCGTTTATGGGGATGAGAATAAGTTCTAGTGGACTTGTAGCGGAAAGATTAAGGATGGATACAATATCCTCTAATGTTGCGAATGCAACTACTACTAGAGGCGAAAATGGAAAGCCGTACATAAGAAAGATAGCTGTGTTTCAAGAAAACTTACAACAAGAATTAGATAAAACTACGAGTACATATAAAACAAGTTTTAAAGGGGTTAAGGCTGTGGGGATAGAAAATGATCCATCTGCTTTAAGGCGTGTCTATGATCCATCACACCCAGATGCTGATAAGGATGGGTATGTGAGTATGCCTAACGTAAATATTCTGAATGAAATGGCAGATATGATTGCATCTACAAGAGCATATGAGGCAAATGTAAGTTCTATGACTGCTCAGAAAAGTATGTTTTCTAAAGCGTTAGAAATAGGTAAATAG
- the fliE gene encoding flagellar hook-basal body complex protein FliE: MAININANVSNTAVLNDVKTDAVNTENSGISFLDTLKEKLDGVNDKQIESDDLTQSFIKGDETDIQKVMLSTAEAKLSLETAVQIRNKLVDAYDVFNRMQI; the protein is encoded by the coding sequence ATGGCTATTAATATTAATGCAAATGTAAGCAATACAGCGGTTCTTAATGATGTTAAAACGGACGCTGTTAATACTGAAAATTCTGGTATTAGTTTCTTGGATACATTAAAAGAAAAATTAGATGGAGTTAACGATAAACAAATTGAATCTGATGACCTCACTCAAAGCTTTATAAAGGGTGATGAAACAGATATACAGAAGGTAATGTTATCTACAGCAGAAGCTAAACTGTCTTTAGAAACAGCTGTACAAATTAGAAATAAACTTGTAGATGCCTATGATGTATTTAATAGGATGCAGATATAG
- the fliF gene encoding flagellar basal-body MS-ring/collar protein FliF produces the protein MSKLLEVRNKFSQSWGNLSRNKKIAYSILVGVILIAIISFIVASSQTKYAALYSNLSTEDSGAIVAQLKTDKVSYKVSGTSILVPKEQIDSLRMTLASEVSLTDGSKGFELFDSSKMAPTDTETKIMYQRALSGEIERAIKSFPEVEGAKVNLVMPESTAFVKETDPATASVVLKLKSGTKLTNEQVKAIVSLLTGAVQNLPKENVSIVSDDFKLLTEGLYDKEKKTLTDSTDDQQALQTQIESSLEAKIMKVLEPVYKDSVKVSVNADLDFDTLTRKSTTYGKTGSVVSSHDTETWNGGTSTGLSTSPVDNATQNTSPTTTKDGNIVSKDGTKNYDVSQTVDDVVKAPGAVKKLTTSVVLDGNLDAATKTSVNNLVAQAIGYSGARGDTISIEGLYFNTAAKKAAQQALLDIANADKAAASKILYTRIAVGVLAILIFIIVIFVIRRSRKKEEVTTEGIDMMIGDNIPPKQEEIFPPIEFESNDKKSSMENQVKKYAADKPEQVADIIKSWLTEDER, from the coding sequence ATGAGCAAGCTACTTGAAGTGAGAAATAAGTTCTCGCAAAGTTGGGGCAACTTAAGCAGAAATAAAAAAATAGCTTATAGCATACTTGTGGGAGTAATATTAATAGCCATTATCTCTTTTATAGTAGCATCATCGCAAACTAAATATGCTGCGTTATATTCAAATTTGTCAACAGAAGATTCAGGGGCAATTGTTGCACAGCTAAAAACTGATAAAGTTAGCTATAAGGTAAGTGGGACTAGTATATTAGTGCCTAAGGAACAAATTGATAGTCTTAGAATGACGCTTGCGTCAGAGGTTAGTCTTACGGATGGAAGTAAGGGATTTGAGCTTTTTGATAGTAGTAAAATGGCACCTACTGATACAGAAACTAAAATTATGTATCAAAGGGCATTATCAGGCGAGATTGAAAGAGCTATAAAGTCTTTCCCAGAAGTAGAAGGAGCTAAGGTTAATTTGGTTATGCCAGAAAGCACTGCTTTTGTTAAAGAAACAGATCCGGCTACAGCATCAGTTGTATTAAAACTTAAATCAGGGACTAAACTTACTAATGAACAGGTAAAGGCAATAGTTTCATTACTAACTGGGGCTGTGCAGAATCTTCCAAAGGAAAATGTGAGTATAGTCTCTGATGACTTTAAACTTCTAACTGAAGGATTATACGACAAGGAAAAGAAGACATTAACTGACTCTACAGATGATCAACAAGCGCTTCAAACACAAATTGAGAGTAGTTTAGAAGCGAAAATAATGAAGGTGCTTGAGCCTGTATATAAAGATAGTGTTAAGGTTTCTGTAAATGCAGACCTTGATTTTGATACACTTACAAGAAAATCTACAACATATGGCAAAACGGGATCAGTTGTAAGTTCACACGATACTGAAACATGGAACGGTGGGACAAGCACTGGTTTATCAACTAGTCCGGTTGATAATGCGACGCAAAATACATCACCTACAACTACTAAAGATGGAAATATTGTAAGCAAAGATGGAACGAAAAATTATGATGTTTCACAAACTGTTGACGATGTAGTGAAGGCACCTGGAGCAGTTAAAAAACTTACTACTTCGGTAGTACTTGATGGCAATTTGGATGCAGCTACTAAGACTTCTGTAAACAATTTAGTTGCACAAGCTATTGGATACTCTGGAGCTAGAGGAGACACTATAAGTATAGAAGGATTGTACTTTAATACGGCGGCTAAAAAAGCTGCTCAGCAAGCGCTCCTTGATATAGCAAATGCAGATAAGGCGGCAGCGTCTAAAATATTATATACTCGTATTGCAGTAGGCGTTTTAGCTATTCTAATATTTATTATAGTAATATTTGTAATTCGTAGGTCAAGGAAGAAGGAAGAAGTAACTACAGAGGGAATTGACATGATGATTGGAGATAATATTCCTCCAAAGCAGGAAGAAATTTTTCCACCTATTGAATTTGAATCTAATGATAAAAAATCTAGTATGGAGAATCAAGTTAAAAAATATGCTGCAGATAAACCAGAACAAGTTGCAGATATAATTAAGTCTTGGCTGACAGAAGATGAGAGGTGA
- the fliG gene encoding flagellar motor switch protein FliG, whose protein sequence is MAKGEKLSGIQKAAILFITLGPDASSGIIKKLPEKDIQKITYEIANITSVKPELRKSILGEFMEMNKAKDFLLEGGIEYAKNLLSKALGSQRAKEILDKVMEETQQYRPFAIARKADAHQLLNVIANEHPQTIALIMCYMQSDKAAQIMAELPLDLQSEVSYRIATMSSISPMVIKEIEKVLNGKLSSVIRTDSAVIGGIESLVEILNQVDRTTEKNITEGLEREDAELAEKIKESMFVFEDIITLDDVSIQRTLREIDTKDLSLALKGCSEEVANTIFKNQSKRAAASLKEDMEFLGPVRLMDVEKAQQKIVGILRRLDEAGEIVLSRGGEESIVI, encoded by the coding sequence GTGGCTAAAGGTGAAAAACTTTCGGGAATTCAAAAAGCAGCTATATTATTTATAACTTTAGGTCCGGACGCATCATCGGGTATAATAAAAAAATTGCCAGAGAAAGATATACAAAAAATAACTTATGAGATTGCAAATATTACTTCAGTTAAACCAGAACTTAGGAAGTCAATTTTAGGTGAATTTATGGAAATGAATAAGGCTAAGGATTTTCTTTTAGAAGGTGGAATTGAATATGCAAAGAATTTGTTATCAAAGGCACTAGGTTCGCAAAGAGCAAAGGAAATTTTAGACAAGGTTATGGAAGAAACTCAACAATATAGGCCATTCGCCATAGCAAGGAAGGCAGATGCTCATCAACTTTTAAATGTTATAGCAAATGAGCATCCACAAACAATAGCACTTATTATGTGTTATATGCAGTCGGATAAGGCTGCTCAGATAATGGCAGAGTTACCACTTGATCTGCAAAGTGAAGTATCTTATAGAATTGCAACTATGAGCAGTATTTCACCTATGGTTATAAAAGAAATTGAAAAAGTTTTAAATGGTAAACTATCTTCTGTAATTAGAACAGATAGTGCTGTAATTGGTGGAATAGAATCTCTAGTTGAAATTCTAAACCAAGTTGACAGAACTACAGAAAAGAATATTACTGAAGGCCTTGAAAGAGAAGATGCAGAACTTGCAGAAAAGATTAAAGAATCTATGTTTGTATTTGAGGATATTATTACATTGGATGATGTTTCAATACAAAGAACATTAAGAGAAATAGATACTAAAGATTTATCTCTTGCATTAAAAGGATGTTCAGAAGAAGTTGCAAACACTATATTCAAGAATCAATCTAAGAGAGCAGCAGCATCTTTGAAAGAAGATATGGAATTCCTTGGACCAGTAAGACTTATGGATGTAGAGAAAGCACAACAAAAAATTGTTGGTATTTTGAGACGTTTAGATGAAGCTGGCGAAATTGTTCTTTCAAGAGGCGGTGAGGAATCGATTGTCATTTAA
- the fliI gene encoding flagellar protein export ATPase FliI yields MVSLNFEYLMKKIPDINYTYSEGVVKNVIGLTIEVQGITAFVGEVCNIYNISNEEIPCEVVGFREKDVILMPLGELVGISPGCRVVPTGSPLSVKCSDELFGKVLDGLGNPLNGDEITKYTAYSLNASPPDPLKRRRIKEILPTGVRAIDGFLTCGEGQRVGIFAGSGVGKSTTLGMLARGAKADVNVIALIGERGREVRDFLEKDLGEEGMKKSIIVCATSDKAALVRLKGAFTATAIAEYFRDQGKKVILMMDSVTRFAMAQREIGLAIGEPPASKGYTPSVFAMLPKLMERSGMSDKGSITAFYTVLVDGDDFNEPIADAVRGILDGHIVLSRALAGKNHYPAIDVLNSVSRLMSEITTPAHKKAASLARDLMATYKDSEDLINIGAYVKGSSEKIDNAIKYNDSIEAFLKQDTNENTDINVSLSVLQNMFE; encoded by the coding sequence ATGGTATCTCTAAATTTTGAGTATTTAATGAAAAAGATTCCTGATATTAACTACACTTACTCTGAGGGGGTGGTGAAAAATGTTATAGGACTTACAATTGAGGTACAGGGAATAACAGCATTTGTAGGTGAAGTATGTAACATTTATAATATATCAAATGAAGAGATACCCTGTGAAGTTGTTGGTTTTCGTGAGAAGGACGTAATACTCATGCCACTTGGAGAACTAGTGGGTATATCACCTGGATGCCGAGTAGTGCCAACTGGAAGCCCACTTAGTGTTAAATGCTCAGATGAATTATTTGGAAAGGTTCTAGATGGGCTAGGAAATCCATTAAATGGTGATGAGATTACTAAATACACAGCATATTCTTTAAATGCATCTCCGCCAGATCCTTTAAAAAGGCGTAGAATAAAAGAAATTCTGCCTACTGGAGTTAGGGCAATTGATGGCTTTTTAACTTGTGGAGAAGGTCAAAGAGTTGGTATATTTGCAGGCAGTGGAGTAGGTAAAAGTACGACTCTTGGAATGCTTGCAAGAGGGGCCAAAGCAGATGTAAATGTTATTGCACTTATTGGTGAAAGAGGGCGTGAAGTTCGCGATTTCCTAGAAAAGGATTTAGGCGAGGAGGGAATGAAAAAATCAATTATAGTATGTGCAACCTCTGATAAAGCAGCCCTGGTAAGATTAAAGGGTGCATTTACAGCGACTGCTATTGCAGAATACTTTAGGGATCAAGGGAAAAAAGTAATTCTAATGATGGATTCAGTAACAAGGTTTGCTATGGCACAAAGGGAAATTGGACTAGCTATTGGAGAACCTCCAGCAAGTAAAGGATATACTCCATCAGTATTTGCAATGTTACCTAAGCTAATGGAACGCAGTGGAATGTCTGATAAAGGATCTATTACAGCTTTTTATACAGTTCTTGTAGATGGTGATGATTTTAATGAGCCAATAGCAGATGCAGTGCGTGGAATACTTGATGGTCACATAGTTTTATCAAGAGCGCTTGCTGGTAAAAATCATTACCCTGCCATTGATGTCCTAAATAGTGTTAGTAGATTGATGTCTGAAATCACTACGCCTGCGCATAAAAAGGCCGCTTCACTTGCAAGAGATTTAATGGCAACTTATAAAGATTCTGAGGATCTAATAAATATTGGTGCTTATGTAAAGGGCAGTAGCGAAAAAATTGATAATGCAATTAAGTATAATGATAGTATAGAGGCTTTTTTAAAGCAGGATACAAATGAAAATACAGACATTAATGTTAGTTTAAGTGTACTCCAAAATATGTTTGAATAG
- the fliJ gene encoding flagellar export protein FliJ — translation MSGAYKFRLQKLLDIRQDFEDKSKLEFKEAQREKNMVEKELNSLKENYSAHRNIDAYESIIQQKIKQNYLNALNYSIDKNTIVLEDKGKILEQKREKLKLCQVEKKTVEILKEKQKITFLKEQNLIEQKSNDEFALFAFIRNNAKIHGNK, via the coding sequence ATGAGCGGAGCGTACAAGTTCAGACTTCAAAAACTTCTCGATATTAGACAAGATTTTGAAGATAAAAGTAAACTTGAATTTAAAGAAGCACAAAGAGAAAAAAACATGGTGGAAAAAGAGCTGAACAGCTTAAAAGAAAATTATTCGGCTCATAGAAATATTGATGCTTATGAGTCAATTATACAGCAGAAAATTAAGCAGAATTATTTAAATGCTTTGAACTATTCAATAGATAAAAATACTATAGTACTTGAGGATAAAGGCAAGATATTAGAGCAAAAAAGGGAAAAATTGAAGTTATGTCAAGTTGAAAAAAAGACTGTTGAAATTTTGAAAGAAAAGCAGAAGATTACATTTTTAAAAGAACAAAATTTAATAGAGCAAAAAAGTAATGATGAGTTTGCACTTTTTGCTTTTATTAGAAACAATGCAAAGATTCATGGAAATAAATAG